The region GGTGGTGTAGGTCCAGCCACTGGGTGCGGGGCCGGAGGTGACGAGCTCCTTATCGACGTCCACTTCGCCCCCATCGATGCCGCATTCTTCTGCTGTTTCCCTGAGCGCTGCTTGGGAGGCCGTTTCGTGTGAGTCGCGGGCGCCGCCGGGGATGCCCCACGTGTCGCCTTGGGCGGTCCAAGGGGCGCGGTGTTGCATGAGCACGACGGGCTCGCCGCCGTGCGTGGCCTGCAGGAAGAGCCCCGCGGCGCCGTGTTTGCCCCACATTTTCTGTCCGTTGGGTCCTTCGACCCATCCGTTGCCGTCTCCTTGCATGTGTTCCACTGTAGGTCGTTTCCTAGAAATAGGTCGGGCGCGGTGGTTATGGTTGAGGAATGACTGTCACGACGCCACCTCCCAGCGACGCCTGGTTGGATGATCTTGCGCTGCATCCGCAGCAGCGCGCGTCGAGTGGGCCGATTCGCGCGGCGCGGCGCCTGGCGGACTTCGTGATCACCACGCCGGGCAAGATGCTGGCGATGATGCTGGTGCTCACGGTGGCCGTGGGCGCGATTGGGTTCGCGCAGAGCCAGTCGATGAGTAAGCGCCAGCACGCGCTCGACGTCTTGGTGCAGACCACGGAGCCGATGAACCACTCCGCGCACGTGCTGCTCACGTCGCTGTCGCAGGCGGACACGGTGGCCACGACGGGCTTCGTGCAGGCAGGGTTGATGACGCCGGATGAGGTGAAGGCGTACTTGGCGTCGATAGATCAGGCGGTGATCGCGGCGAGCGACATCTACGAGGGTGCCTCGGAGCTGACGCGGCCGGAGGACCAGGAGCGAATCCAGAACCTGGTGCGCTCCATCCAACGCGACCTGCCGCTGTACGTGGCGTTCATGGAGCGCGCGAAGGTGAACCAGCGCCTGGGCAACCCGGTGGGCGTGTCCTATATGTCGGAGGCGTCCGGCATGATGCGTGAGCGGATGATTACCTCGGCGAACACGCTGTTTGCGCTGACGCAGCGCCAGGTGGCGGTGGAGATGGTGCGCCTCAACGCGCCGCAGTGGGTGCCGCTTTCGGGTCTGGTGGCGGCGCTGTTGCTGCTGGCGGGGGCGCAGTGGTGGCTGTGGCGCACGTTCCGCCGCCGTTGGAATAAGGGCTTCGTGGCGGCGACGGCGGCGATGGTGGTGGCGCTGGCGTGGGTTGCGGGCTCGAACTTCATTTCGTGGCGCTCGGGCGTCATCGGGTTTGAGCAGGCCGCGGCGCCGCTGCGCCAGCTTACCGACGCCCGCCTCCGCGCCCAGGAGACCCGCACCGACGAGACGATGGCGCTGCTTCGCCGACAGTCCGTTGCGGAGTCGGCGGAGTCCTTCGAGTCCACGTACCAGGGGGTGAGCGCGGCGTTGGATACGGCGTCGGATGCGCCGGAGGTGGCGTCGGCAAGAAGGGCGCTGGAGCAGTGGTCGCAGGCGCATGGCGAACTCGTCTCGACGCTCGATGCCGGCCGGTTTGAGCGTGCCGTCGACGTGCTGATGGTCGATAGTGCGGACCACCCGAGCGCGTCCACCGCGTACACGGAGCTGGACGCGAACATGGTGACGTTGATTGAGTCGGCGCGCGCCGAGATGCGCAACTACATCCACACCTCCCTGGACGCAACAAGGCTGGTGTCGACGGTGGTCGCACTGCTGTCGCTGCTGGCGGTCATCAGCATGTGGTTCGGTGTGCAGCGGCGATTCAGGGAGTACGTATGATGCGCAGGGCTGGCTCGTTGTTGGTGGCGCTCGCGGTGGCAGCGGGCGCAGTGGGGTGTGCGCCGCAGTCCTCGCTGGAAGAGCTGCCGACGGGGGCGGCGTCCACGGCGCACGAGGCAATCCCGTTGCCGCCCGGCGCGCTGCTGGACGGGGCGGGCAAGCAGCCGTCGATGGAGTTTGTGCCGCACGGCCTGGACTGGGAGGGCTCGCTGCGCCCGCGCTCATCCTCCCCGGATGATGACCCTGCCCTGGAGCAGATCCGGGAGCGCGGCCGGCTCATCGTGGGCGTGGAGCAGTCCCAGTACCTGCTGTCCTACCGCGATATGGTGCGCGGGCAGCTTCGCGGATTCGAGGTGGAGCTGGCCCGGGAGATCGCCCGCGACCTTTTCGACGACCCCGAGGCGGTGGACTTCCGCTTCGTGGACTCGGCCTCACGTGCGGAGCTGCTCCGGGAGGGGCGCGTGGACATTGTGATTAGGACGATGTCCATTACCCCGGAGCGCGCCTCCAAGGTGGCGTTCTCCACCCCTTACCTGAAGTCCCAGGTCAGGGTGCTGGCCCCGATTGATCGCGGTATCGCGAGCATGGACGACCTGCCAGAGCGCACCGTGTGCGTCGTCGACCGCACGACGCTGCTCAACATCGTGCGCACCCTCGCTCCGCACTCCCCGGTGCTGCGCACCCGCTCCTGGTCCGACTGCCTCATGGCCACCCAGCAGTTCCAGGCCGACGCCATCATCGCCGACGACGCCATCCTCGCCGGCATGCTCGCCCAGGACCCGCACACCGACATCCTGCCCGACGCGCTGGCCACCCAGTACTACGCCGTCGGCATCCCGCTCGGCAACGATTCGGTGGTGCGACAGGTCAACGCGACCATCGAGCGCATCCGCACCGACGGCACCTGGCACCGCATGTTCCAGGAGTGGCTGTCGGATTCCACCACAGACCCCTACCCCCCACCGCTGATGTACCGGGAGGAACCCAATGAGCACGAATGACCCAGGCACCGAGGCCGTCGCCTTCGACCCCTTCGCCGACGACGACGATGACGACGACCTCTTCGAGTACGACGACTCCATGTCCGCCCTCCTCGAGGACCTCGAGGCGCTGCGTCAGGAGAAGCGGCAGGAGGATACCTCGCAACGCTCGCGGCGCCGCGCCCTCGACCGCTTCCGCGAGCTGCGCGGCACCAAACGCGAAACCCGCACCGTCGCCGACGGCATGGTCGAACTGCCCTGGGTCCACCCCATCAACCCCACCGACGCGCTGCGCGACCCATCCACCTTTGAAGGCGTCCCCGCCCCGGCGCTGAAGCCCGGCGACCTGGTCGCCGAACAGTACGAGGTGCTCGGCACCATCGCACACGGCGGCATGGGCTGGATCTATTTAGCCACCGACCACTTCGTCTCCGGGCGAAACGTCGTGCTCAAGGGGCTGCACTCGGCCCGCAACAAGGACGAGGAGGCCGCCGCCGTCGCCGAGCGCGAGTTCCTCGCCGACATCACCCACCCCGGCATCGTAAAGATTTTCAACTTCATCGACGACCCGCGCGTGCCCGGCGGGTTCATCGTCATGGAATACGTTGGTGGGCCGTCGATAAGCAGGTGCGACGTTGACATCGCGATCGCCTACATCCTCGAAGTGCTGCCCGCGCTGGACTACCTGCACTCGCGCGGCGTCGTGTACAACGACCTGAAGCCCGACAACATCATCGTCACCGAAGACCAGGTCAAACTCATCGACCTCGGCGCGGTCTCGGGCATCGGCTCCTACGGCTTCATCTACGGCACCAAAGGCTACCAAGCGCCCGAAGTAGCTATCGACGGCCCCTCCGTCCAATCCGACATCTACACCATCGGCCGCACCCTCGCCGCCCTCATCATCGACCTCCCACACGACGCCGACATCCCCACCCCCACCACCGAACCCCTCTTCCGCCGCTACATCTCCCTCTACCGACTCATCGCCCGCTGCTGCGCCCCCAACCGTGACGACCGCTTCGACTCCGTCACCCAACTCGAAGCCCAACTGCTCGGCGTCCTGCGCGAAGTGCTCGCCATCCGCGACGGCCGCACCTTCCCTGCCCAACACTCACTTTTCTCCCCGCAGCGCCGCACGTTCGGCACCAAGCACGTCGTCTTCCGCACCGACCAACTCATCGACGGCATCACCCGCACCGTCACCATCACGCCCCAGGAAGTCAACATCGCCCTGCCCGTCCCACTTGTCGACGCCACCGACCCCGGCGCCGCCACCTTGCAGAGCACCACCTACTCCGAACCCTCCGAAACGCTTGCCGCCCTGCGCCAAGCGCTTGCCGAGGACCGCCACCCCGACTCCATCGAAATCCCCTTCGCCGTCGCCCGCACCCTCCTCGACCTCGGCTTCACCACCCAAGCACGGTCCTGGCTCGACTCACTTGACGAGCGGCTGCGGAAGAACTGGCGATACCACTGGTACACCGGCATCACCAACCTGCTGACCAGCAAATTCACCGACGCTCAAGTCGCCTTCTCCCGCGTCCTCGAAATCCTGCCCGGCGAATCCGCCTCCAAACTCGCCCTTGCCGCAGTCGCCGAGCTCCTCCTCCAATCCGCCGACCTCCACGACACCGCGTTGCTGGAACCCCGCGTGGCCCGCGGCGCCGCCGGCATGGACCGCCACCTCGACGAACTCCCCAACACCGTCTTCGAACACCTCCTTCACCGGGGGCTGCTCGACCCCGACTGGTCCATGGTCACCACCAACCCCGCCATGCTTCGCTTCCACGCCATCCGCCTCTACGCCCTCGTCTGGAGCACCAACCCCACCACCGTCTCCTCCGCCTTCGGCCTCGCCCGCCAACTCATGCACGAAAACCAACCGGAGCTTGCCGCCGCAGCGCTCGACCGCGTCCCCGTCGCTTCCCGACACAACCGTCTCGCCCAACTCACCTCCATCCTCAGCCTGGTCACCGACCCCACCGAGGATCGCATCCGCGAGGCCGCCCTTCGCCTCCAACGCATCCCCAACACCGAACCCCGCTACCTCCAAATCAAAGTCTTCATCCTCCGCGCCGCCCTCACCTACACCCTTGACGGCCACCAGCCCGACCCCTCCCCCATCCTCGACACGAAGTTCACCGCGCACGAACTCCAAAACGAACTCGCCAGGACCCTGCGCGCCCTGGCCAGAGTGGCGCCCTACCTCCAACACCGCTTCGACCTCGTCGACATGGCCAACAAGATCCGCCCCGTGACGTGGTTCTAGGGTTTCCGGGCTTTCGGGGGCTGCGCGCACCACATTCCAGGGTTTCGGCGGGTGCGTTTTGCGTTTGCCCAGGTCGCCGGTTTCTCGGGAGGGAATTTGGTGCGCTCGCTCGGGGTGCCTGCACCAAATTCCAGGATTTCGGCGGGTGGGTTTTACATTTCCCCTGGTCGCCGGTTTCCCCGGGAGGGAATTTGGTGTCTCCGCCTGAGGCGCCAGTGCCAAAGGGCGCATTCTATTTTGCCTCGCCCTTTCACTACCAGCACGTTTGAATGTACGGTCCAATTCGGGTTGCGTCTTTTGGCACTGCCCCCTAGCTAGGCGCACCACATTCCGGGATTTCGGCAGGCGGGTCTTGCGTTTCCCCCGGTCATTGGTTTCTCGGGAGGGAATCTGGTGCGCACCCCACCCTGCCCGACACCAAATTCCTGGATTTCCCCTCCCACAAAGACATTCCCCCAGGTCACAATCTGGACCTGGGGGAATTTGGTGCAAACCCAATCAGCGAGCTTAGAAGCCGCCTAGGCCAACGGCTGCGGCCACAATGCCGAGCAGCGCCAGCAGGCCGACGACGATGCCGGCGATGGCACCGCCGGACAGGCCACCTGTTTCCCCACCCTTGCCTGGGTTCTGCTGCTGCGCAGTCGAAGGCGCTGGGTGGGCGGTTGGGCGAGTGGTCGGCTTGGCAGGGCGCGCGGGAGCCGGGGCGTCGTAGGTCCCACTTGGCGCGGCGTTCAGTGAGGTCACTGGTGCTTGGCCGGCGCGGGTCGGAATGACGGCGTTGGCCTGGGTTGCCAGTGGCTTGGTTGGGCGTGGCCCGGCGCCGCCTTCCGCCTTGCCCACGGTCTGCTCTGCCCGCTTGAGCAGGTCGGACTTCTTCTTGCGAAGTTCCCGTATGAGCTTCGCGGTGTCTTCGCCGTTGTAGTTGAGGGCGGAGAACTCGATGGTTTCGTCGGCGACGATGTCGTTGTCCTGGTTAAACACCCGGAAGGTGATCGGCATGGTGGAGCCGGTGTAGCCGGCGGTGTTGGTGATTGGGACGCTGATGGGCAGTTTGGACTCGTCGCTGAGGGCGCCTTCGATGGTGTATTCCTGCTCGTATCGGCCGCCGGGGTAGGTGGCCTGGAGGCGGAACTTGTGGATGTCAATGCCCAGGTTGGACAGCTCCAAGGCGATCTTGGAGTCAGTGCGGTTGGCGATAATGATGTTGCCAGCGCCTTCCTCGTTGCGCACGCGCAGGCCGGCCTTGCCGTTGTTGAATTCGGCGGAGTAGACCTCGAGTTCGCGGACGGTTGGTTCGTCGTCGGCGTGTTCGTGGTCGTCGTGGCCGGGGGTGCCGGTGGTGCCGTTGGCGCGGCCGATTTGGCCGCCGATGAAGGCGAGGTTTGGCCAGTCGGGGTCGATGTCGTAGTCGCCGGTGTAGCACTGGACGGTCTGGCATGCCTTCGGCAGCTTGCCCGTCGGACGAGAGCGCTCGTTGGAGTAGCGGAAGTCAGTGAACTGGTAGAGGTAGTTCATGACTGAGAGGTAGCCGGGCACGTAGTCAGAGATTGGGCGGCTGGTGTCGGCGAGTGGCCCGGAGTGGGTCAGGCCGAGGTTGTGGCCGAACTCGTGCAGGATGGTGTTGCGCAGCTGGTCCTGCGAGGTCATCATGCGGTTCTTTGCGACGTAGAAAGCGCCGTCCCCGATCAGTGCGTTGCCTGAGGAGAAGTTGGTACGGGTTTGTTGGTCGCCGATGACGCCGACGCGGAACACGGTCTGGCGTCCGTTGAGGAGGCGGTCGCGGTCCTCGAGCATCTTGATACCGGGGACTTTGCCTTCGAAGTAGTACGGGGTGAAGTCTTCGGTCGGGCCGCCTTGTGGGTGCTCGAGGCGCATTGGGTTGTAGTAGTCGCCGGCGTCGATGTGCAGGTTGATGTTCTGCTGTGCGAAGGCGTCAACGAGGTCGTTGAGGGTTTGGCGCGATGGGCGGTACACGTTGGTGTTGGCTTCGGAGCAGTCGAGGAACTTGCGGAAGTCTTCCTCGGTTGGCGCGTATTTGCGCTGCTCGGAGCACTTCTTGGTTTCCCATTCGGACTTCATCCAGTTGAGCTGGAGGAAGAGGTCGACCTTCTTGGGGTCGGCGCCCCACTTCTGGAGCGGGAAGACGTTGCCGTTTTCGTCGGTGAAGCCGTTTTCTTCCCATTCGTCGGGGAAGCCGTCGCCGTCGGTGTCGATGGTGCCTTGGGCGACGTCGAGGGTCATGGCGGTGGTGGCGCGCAGCGTGCCGTCGGCGGGTACGTCTTGTTCCCAGACGCCGGCGACGAAGTGGGCGTCGTCACCTGTGCCTCCGTTGATGGCGTCGTGGCGCTGTTCGCCTTTGCCCTTGCTGGTGGCGCCCATGAAGTCGACGTTGATTTTGTAGGCGTTGCTGACGTCGACGTGGTAGCCGTCGCCGCGGGGGACGCCGGTGACTTGGAAGTCGCGGTCGATGATGCCGCTGGCCATCTCGACGCGCATGTTAGCGGCCTGGCCGGTGGTGTTGCGCAGGTCAACGGTGACTTGGATGGAGTCGTCGCCGACGACGAAGGTGCGGGTCATCTCGACGCCCGAGTTGGGGTCGGTGTGGCGCAGCACGACGCGGTCGGTGTTCCCGACGGGCTTCGCTTCGACGACTTCGGTGGCGTTGCCGACGTAGCTCATGGGCGAGCCGTTGACGGCGCCGTCGATGTAGAAGGCGTTCTGCAGCAGGCGCGTGGTGCTTTCTGGGTGGTTGAAGTACATCCAGGACACGCGCGCTTTGTTCACGTCGACGCGGAAGTTGCCGCTGTCGGAGTCGCGGTTGACGCCGATGGCGAAGCTGCCTGGGGTAATGGCCGCATCCGCGTGTGGGGCCACGACGATGCCTGCGGCGACGCTGACGCCTGCGAGTATCGCCGCGATGCGTTGTTTGCTAGTTTTGCCGGTCACTGTCGTTGTCCTCTCAGCGCTGCTGGTTGATTGGGAATGCTAGGAATGTGCGGAAGAAGTCGCGGTGTTCGTACAGGGAGTAGCCCAGCCCGCCCAGGAAGGCGAGGAGGCCGAGCACGAAGCCCGCGATCTTCGCGCCTGGCGGAATCTCACTGCTTGTCGACGACCCCTTCTCCACCTCCTGCGGCCCCTTCACCACCTGCACTCGGAGGAGCTTGGTGGCCTGGGAGCCGTCCGCGAAGCTGACCACGACTGGGACTGGCACGATTCCAGGTGCCGTGCCAGCAGGTGGCGTGATGGTGAGTGCGCCGGTGGCGGCGTCAATGCCGATCTTCCAGTCGGCGAGCGCCTTCGGTAGCTGGCCGAGGGCAAACGCCTCCTTGGCGGCCCCGGCCGGCTTCGGCACCACATAGGTGGTCGCCTTGCCCGGGTAGGCCTTGATGGTGTCGTTGAACTCCGGGGTTGCCTCGGCCAGGGACGGTTTGCCGTCGCTGGTCAGCACGGAGATGCGTGCGTTCGCGATGGTCGTGGAACCGTCCGGGAAGTTGATGCGCACCGGGACTTCGCGTACGCCGGGGACCGCGTTCGGGCGGGCGCCGACGGTGAGGGCGCCGGTGGTGGCGTCGATACGGGTGTCGAGGCCGCCGACTGGGTTGAGCAGCGAGTAGTGCGCACCCTTCAGCGTCGGGGTGAGCGTGACGGTTTCGCCTGCGCGGACCTGGGTTGGGTCGTACGCGTTGGAGACTGCCCCGCCCATCGCCTTGACGGCGGTGGCTTGCGCCTCGACGAGCTTCTGGGAGCCGTCCTCGAAGGTGACCACGATCGGGATCATGGTGCGGTCCCCGACGTGCGCCGATGCGGGGGCGGCGACGGTGAGTGCGCCGGTGGTCGCGTCGACGGCGGCCTTCCAGCCCTCCGCGGCGAAGTCGGCGGAGATGGCGTAGGTGGCTCCCTTCGGTGCGACCTTCGGCTCATGGGTTACGGCGTTGGCGCCGATGGCCACGCCGATCGGGGTCCAGGACGGTTGCTCGCGGTGGGCCTGCGAGTCGCGGGCGACGTTGAGCTGCACTACCTTCGAGCCACCGTCGGGGAAGTTGATGCGCACGCCGAGGTCGTAGCCCTGGCCGGGCTTGGCGTCCTTCGGCAGGGTGACCTTGATCTGGCCGGTCTTTTCGTCAACGTCCACGCGCAGGCCAGCCACGCCGCCGAGCGCAGCCGCGCCTTCCGGTTCGAATTTCACGCCGGTCGGGATGTCGCCCTTCGGGGTGATGGTGACGGTGCCGTCGTCGCCGACGACGGCGTCCTCAAAGTCCAGGTTGGAGGTGTAGGCCTGCGGCTTCGCGTCCCGTACGCCGATCACGGCCACGACCGTCTTGTGGGAACCGTCCGAGTAGCGCGCAACGACTTCCACGTTCAGCGGTTTCGCGTCCTGCGCTGGGGCGGTGGCGGTGATGGTGCCGGTGGTGGCGTCAATAAACAGGTCCCAGCCCTGCAGCTTGGAGGCCTTCGTCAGGATGGCGAACTCGGGGTCGGAGGCAGGGTCGAAAGGTTCGGTGAGGTTGACCTTGATGGTTTCGCCTTCGAAGGCCTCGCGGCGCTCGTACTCAAACTTCTGTGTTTGCGCGAACTGCGGCGCCAGCACCTGGAAGTGCGCGACGATCTCCTTCGTGCTGCCGTCAGGGTAGGTGACGGTGACGGGCACATCGATGGGCTTTCCAACCTCAGCATCCAGGTCCGCCGAAAGGGTGATCTGGCCCGTGTGGTGGTTCAGCTTCGCGCCTTCGAACTGCGTGCTAAACGACGCCTCCTTCGGCAACGGCTGGCGCTCAAAGACCATGCCGTTGTAGCCCAGCCGGGCGTACGGCGCAGGCGAGGTGGCGGTGCCGCCAGCGCGGACGTAGGTGTCCGCGTAGGAGGACTCGTAACGTACGGAGTCCTTGACGGCTGCGGTGACCTCGACGGTGATGGTGTCCTGT is a window of Corynebacterium pseudogenitalium DNA encoding:
- a CDS encoding NUDIX domain-containing protein, with product MQGDGNGWVEGPNGQKMWGKHGAAGLFLQATHGGEPVVLMQHRAPWTAQGDTWGIPGGARDSHETASQAALRETAEECGIDGGEVDVDKELVTSGPAPSGWTYTTVLARVRSGEPLETTANEESVELRWVPLKKLEELALHPGLRAALPDILRHTVSHD
- a CDS encoding glutamate ABC transporter substrate-binding protein, whose product is MMRRAGSLLVALAVAAGAVGCAPQSSLEELPTGAASTAHEAIPLPPGALLDGAGKQPSMEFVPHGLDWEGSLRPRSSSPDDDPALEQIRERGRLIVGVEQSQYLLSYRDMVRGQLRGFEVELAREIARDLFDDPEAVDFRFVDSASRAELLREGRVDIVIRTMSITPERASKVAFSTPYLKSQVRVLAPIDRGIASMDDLPERTVCVVDRTTLLNIVRTLAPHSPVLRTRSWSDCLMATQQFQADAIIADDAILAGMLAQDPHTDILPDALATQYYAVGIPLGNDSVVRQVNATIERIRTDGTWHRMFQEWLSDSTTDPYPPPLMYREEPNEHE
- a CDS encoding serine/threonine protein kinase translates to MSTNDPGTEAVAFDPFADDDDDDDLFEYDDSMSALLEDLEALRQEKRQEDTSQRSRRRALDRFRELRGTKRETRTVADGMVELPWVHPINPTDALRDPSTFEGVPAPALKPGDLVAEQYEVLGTIAHGGMGWIYLATDHFVSGRNVVLKGLHSARNKDEEAAAVAEREFLADITHPGIVKIFNFIDDPRVPGGFIVMEYVGGPSISRCDVDIAIAYILEVLPALDYLHSRGVVYNDLKPDNIIVTEDQVKLIDLGAVSGIGSYGFIYGTKGYQAPEVAIDGPSVQSDIYTIGRTLAALIIDLPHDADIPTPTTEPLFRRYISLYRLIARCCAPNRDDRFDSVTQLEAQLLGVLREVLAIRDGRTFPAQHSLFSPQRRTFGTKHVVFRTDQLIDGITRTVTITPQEVNIALPVPLVDATDPGAATLQSTTYSEPSETLAALRQALAEDRHPDSIEIPFAVARTLLDLGFTTQARSWLDSLDERLRKNWRYHWYTGITNLLTSKFTDAQVAFSRVLEILPGESASKLALAAVAELLLQSADLHDTALLEPRVARGAAGMDRHLDELPNTVFEHLLHRGLLDPDWSMVTTNPAMLRFHAIRLYALVWSTNPTTVSSAFGLARQLMHENQPELAAAALDRVPVASRHNRLAQLTSILSLVTDPTEDRIREAALRLQRIPNTEPRYLQIKVFILRAALTYTLDGHQPDPSPILDTKFTAHELQNELARTLRALARVAPYLQHRFDLVDMANKIRPVTWF
- a CDS encoding YPDG domain-containing protein, with protein sequence MMGNVSGRNGAKRRGGVSVAACALGASLVISGVPAVAGTATAQEPTAESTSWKTPRTEASRTDVTFPDLVVAPGKTESSKPQLKRNFWTAVWNKIGTPVKWELKEGFSTPTGWHLTFSDDGTLNATAGEGIETTTFKVPVTITFADDSTKDVEANVTLADGPTIEPVKDQKYWEGRLIQPRRVMAWNIPADAVIELEGLPAGLSTSAQTRLGSGSYLFINGRPTETGTFNVTARVTGAGDPLEETFTITVADSAELGEPEDADIAPSEVPPVRPGTDVHIPLDVEDASSVEVEGLPEGLKYDGEQHAIVGTPTKEGTSEVVVDKVTEDGTHKRDSFELTVDENAPEPSEPSEPSEPSEPSEPADPSDPAEPSDPTEPTDPSDPEGPVAPDQFAWNPIKVRAGEETGATPARSTQGVRVLAEPGNPDWFTVFANGAVYAAPSRDAKPGTYTMKVRTEKGEQDTITVEVTAAVKDSVRYESSYADTYVRAGGTATSPAPYARLGYNGMVFERQPLPKEASFSTQFEGAKLNHHTGQITLSADLDAEVGKPIDVPVTVTYPDGSTKEIVAHFQVLAPQFAQTQKFEYERREAFEGETIKVNLTEPFDPASDPEFAILTKASKLQGWDLFIDATTGTITATAPAQDAKPLNVEVVARYSDGSHKTVVAVIGVRDAKPQAYTSNLDFEDAVVGDDGTVTITPKGDIPTGVKFEPEGAAALGGVAGLRVDVDEKTGQIKVTLPKDAKPGQGYDLGVRINFPDGGSKVVQLNVARDSQAHREQPSWTPIGVAIGANAVTHEPKVAPKGATYAISADFAAEGWKAAVDATTGALTVAAPASAHVGDRTMIPIVVTFEDGSQKLVEAQATAVKAMGGAVSNAYDPTQVRAGETVTLTPTLKGAHYSLLNPVGGLDTRIDATTGALTVGARPNAVPGVREVPVRINFPDGSTTIANARISVLTSDGKPSLAEATPEFNDTIKAYPGKATTYVVPKPAGAAKEAFALGQLPKALADWKIGIDAATGALTITPPAGTAPGIVPVPVVVSFADGSQATKLLRVQVVKGPQEVEKGSSTSSEIPPGAKIAGFVLGLLAFLGGLGYSLYEHRDFFRTFLAFPINQQR